The region CCATGAACATATGACATCCCCCTTGCAACATCCAAAGCCTGCTTGACTGCTAGTTTCAATGGTACAGCCCGATTCTGCCTCTTTGTTAGAAACTGGCGAACCGACCCGCCCTTGGCATATTCAGTCACAATGCACCAGACCATGGGCTTACGGCATCCACCAATAAAGCGCACAATGTTAGGATGCTTTAATGTAGCAAGCATCATCACTTCCTGCTGAAACTGCTGCTCCATCACTTGTGCCTTTTCAGGGCTATTTTCTGGCCTCTCCAAAATCTTTATTGCAACATCCTCCCCATTGTAAGTTCCCCTGTACAATTTTCCGAAAGCACCTTGGGCAAAAGCTGTGCCCATGATGAGCTTTCTCAAATCAATTGTCCATTCATCATAATTGGCAAGTCCCTCAGTTGGGTACCTGCTATCCATCAAGGCTTGTGCTAAGGCATCATCATTTAGCGCATGGGTAACTTTCCCAGGACGGAAAACACTTTGGCCAACAGAGACACTGTAGTTGTGGTGATTAACAGGTTTTAGACCTGGATGACTCAAGATATGGGTAAGAGAATCATTCGAACCCACACTGCTATTGTCGATGGACATAGAGACAGAGCCACCAGCATTACTGGTTTGCATACTATCAATGGACATGTTTGTACCCTCATCAAGCTTTTGATAGAAACCTTGCGTGAAATCATAGTAATTGTTCTCACTCTCATGATGATGAGTATTTCCTCCAATAAGTCCCGTAAATTTAGGGCCTTCCACCATCTTCCCAATCATGAATGGACCGACTTCGCGAAAATAACAATTAAGTCACGGAGAGGGACCTTTGTAACTACTCTTATCCTCCAAAGCTTCTCAAAGTCATTTGGTGGCACCAACTCTGAAATGGAGAAGCTCCCCCTGCAAAAGCCATATGTAAACACATACAAAACCAAATCAACACATATAACATAACAGTAAGTTCGTAAATCATACAACAACAGTTGAcctaaaaccaaatgttttacaacagcaaattaaaaaaaagtcttGGGGAGCCCCAAAACTGAAGCAAAAACCTTCCAAATTCAATAAAGTCGTTTTCTTTTTAAGTGGGTGAGATTTAATAAAGCTCTAATTTAACAAAAGTTAGAAACTTTACATAAAATTAAGCAACACAAATTTGTTGTAGTAAATAACAAGCTAAAAGCTAGtaaaaaacaagaacaaaaatacatcaccatcatcatcatcaaagaGTATAGATCAGGTAGGTTGAATTAGAGTCAAAATTAGGCGATCAGTGGAATATATTCGGATgattaataaataacaataaaaacaaCTAATAATTACAgttttaaacaatcaaaaccCCAAATAATTGgggaaattaataaaaaaaccgCGCAGTcgcatataatttaaaataaacgaGCTGAAAGATAATGAACTGATtgacaaaaattaaatgaaatgcaGAGAAACATACACATAATTACCTGATTGATTAGTTGATTTGATAAGCAGTTAATTAGTAATTGAAGTTTAAGTTGTGAAATTTGTAGAGAGTGAAAGAAGACGACCCCAAAACCAGAGAAAATAGCAgtctttgtttgatttttttcttttctttaatgtTTCTATTTTTGCAGCTAATTATTACTGGGGAAAAGGTAATATATGGTCCTTATATTTACTTCGAAAAACGTTTACACTCCTTATAGAAAAACTTTGTATAATTAACTAATTTGTATTTTGTATGAAATGTTATATACTAaaagttaataattaaaataattatataaaaaaaactaatatagcatttttttaataattcaatgTGAAAAAAGTTGATACTTTAAAAGTTATCAATAATAAACAagtcattaatttattaaatgatataaaacatataagacttaactataaataaataaattttaatatttcaattctaaatgtATGCTCAGTGACTTAAGagaaaaccacaaaaatattactatttaaatagaaaataacaaaaatacacaccaatctaataatttacattgataccaaaaaaagataaaagtttacATATTCTAACCAAACTACTAAATAGAAGACACATGGCAcacaaaaagcaaaaaaaaaaggtcaaaaacgTGTCATAACtggtcaaaaacgcgtctgaCAAGCGTCAGAATcgcgtctgacacgcgcgtcagCGCGTGTCAGCGATTCTCAGcatgtcaaaataatttaaacatgtatcaGCTATGTATCAgctatgtatctgttatgtatctgAAATGTGTCACTGATTcattttctcatatttttaaaaataaaaataaataaataaatatatgcgtgtgtatatatatataaattatcatatataaattatatacataGATTGCTTCTAGTATGTATTCgatatatgtatttaaaaaacgtcttcttattaaatatttgatgctTGCTtcgtccttttatttttttcatgttGCACGAGATTTTGCTTTTAGctcaatttattgtttatatttataatgtatttatgatgtatcgcCATGTATTTACAGTGTATTGCAAGATATAATACATCGGTaatgtattaaaattatattattaatttttctcctCTCTATCTATGATGTATCGAtggtgtatttatgatgtatcggTAATGTACTACGATGTATCAACAATGTATcggtcattttaaaatttatttcgttaaaataatccaataaaatttaaacatgtatcatcTATGTATCTGCCATATATCAGAAATGTATCATCTATATATCACTAATACACACATGTATCGatcattttgaaaattattttgttgaaaataatcATTCTGAGTTGGAGATAGATTCTAAAAATTGTAATCAATGATGTATCTACGAAATTCATTtcgtttaaataataataaaaaagaacatgtatctacaatgtattaatggtgtatttTATGATGTGTCGACGatttatctacaatgtatcGGTGGTGTATATATACGATGTATACATCATGaatgtatctaatatgtataataatatatagaCAATACTTTAAGTTAATCTCAAAAAACAATCTAGATACGTCTCAAAACAACAGGAGCCGAcgcaaatttataatttttattttgcataaaaatcatattttaaaaattgttctATTACATCTCGAAAACGTATCacatacatctctgatacatttttgatacttcTCTGAAACAATTGaagataaatttcaaaaacagcATGGATACAGAAATAAGCAGTCTCACTCATCGATTCCAAATCCATGATCATCATAATAATATAAATCACTCAGAAAGCATTTTCATAATCTCCTTTTTTTCTTACTATATTCTTAAACTATTCAACTCCAAGTTAAGCTCTTCAAGAGCTGCCAGATCACCAAACTCAATTGGGATAGAACCACCGAAAAGAATATGAGCTAAGGTCTAGCTCGGTAAGCTTAATAAGATTAAACAATCATGTGCGTATTGAAGAGTGGAAAGAATATTTAGAAACATTAAGGACCAAAAGTGAAGTAAAATTAACAAAAGGAAGAGTGACAAAAACATCACTAAGTTGACATTCATGTAAATGAAACTCCAACAAAAAAGCATCATATTAACTGCATTTAACCAAGACCCATATGTGCTATTGATTTGTATACAATCCATGTCGAAATGCTTCAAAAATGATAACTTAGAAATCCATTTCGGTTTCCAATATACAACCAAGTACCACCAAAAATATTACTGCAAATTGGACAAATGCCCAAAATTAGAAGAAATTAAGCCAATAAATGAAGCATAAGATAAGTTCAATTACCTTAGATTCTTGAAAGAACCAAGAAACTCAAGGAATTATTAAAATCAACAGTGCACaatgacaaaaaaatacaattaaaaaaataagaactcaaCTAATTACAGAGAAATGGAACAAACTCTATTATTTAGATAGAAACACAACATTACTgtaacaaaattcaaaataagaaACCCAAAACTTTAATTTACAACAagccaaaattaaattatacgAAAGAACAATTCTTTGAATCCCTATGCTATATTCTATCATAATTTACACAATGACAGCTAAATATAACCCAATAACCAAACTTTGTTTAATACCCATCTCATAAAAAGAATGAAGAACATCAAAGTTCGGCAGCAACGACCCCATGGCCGACGGTATGTTTCAGATTTTTTCAAACTTTGACGGCCGATTTTCTCGGAAGATACTATCTTCATCTACTTTATTTGGAGAAGGCGATCATTTGCGATCTTGCGCTTCACTTGACGACGGCGGCGATAGTTTAACGGAGGCGGACAGAGAAAGAGAAGATTTCTGCTATTTGGTGTTTCAATTTCTGGTTTTGCCAATATAAGAGGAGAATGAAAGTGGgtataaaaagtaataattatgCCAGCTCATCTATTTATTGTAAAATGTTCTGGGTAGAAGAGAAAACTTAACAAACTGTTGgtatttgagaaattttttgcCGCAATAGTAATTAATGTGTAATTTTCTCGTGACTTAAATATAGCATCAAATATGAAGCATATTCAAATAGActgaaattatttatattaattttttaaaattaattaataattattatatgatCAAAATGATCAAAAATTACtattcataaaattttataatttaacatcaCTGTTAATTTAATATAGATTTTACTATTCAATataatctttatattttaataaaaaaataaatttatcctacttttatttatgatttatttatttaattaattaattattatataataaatatgtcttcttcttctatgGTCAAACACAAAAAAAGCTGCAACTCAAATGCAAAAGCTAAAAACGGCCACCAAacaggaaaaaaaacaaacaaaaagacCATCTATTAAGCCTTATGCTAACGGACTAGCAGGGATCAGCACAAGGCAAACAACAATAAAAGCGACCAACTAAAACAAAAGTTATGTTTGACTCATGAAATAAGTTAGAAATAGAATAGTTATTCTGTATAAAATACATATTCTTTATCTTCGTTTATGAAATAATTAACTTCATGAAATTAGCAATGCATAGTTTTGTCGAATAACAGTTCCTCCCAAAAAATATAGAATAGTTATTTCATTCCGTATGGCCAAAAAGTTCAAATTAGCATCTACAGAGAACTTAATCAAACGCCTAATTAGAATTCAtgattttctaaataaaaacagCTTAGGAAGCAATACTCAATCTTTTTTCCTTTGAAGTCTCACACCTGCCCTTAACTCTTATCTCCAACCAGCTGATCTGTCTTCTTTAACGACATGTGTGTCTTATGATACCTAACCATGAAAGGACTTCTTCCAAACATTATTAGACATTATCAgaatatacacaataaaataTAGATGATCAATAGTTTCTCTTTTGTCATTGCATAAGCTATAGATATATGAGATAATAGTCCCCCAACTAAGGAGTTTATCTTTAGTcataatttttccttttaacaCAAGCCAGAAAACAAAGGCATGTCTGGGAATAGAACCTACAAACCAGATGACGGAGTACAAAAAGACTTTTTCTTTATCATCACTCGGGATTTGAAAGGCACTCTTAACAAAAACCTGCCATTTTTGTTAGCTGCCATTTTTGAAAGGCACTCTTAACTAAGCATTCACCATGTCTTCGACAATAGGGTTGGGCGAACTCCAAAATTGTTTCTCCACACCTGATTTACTATGGGTTTAGATGGAATCTCAGCATCTTTGAAGGTCAGATTAGGACATCTATCTCTCACGGATTTTCCTCCAAGCCAAGGATCATTGCCAAAAGAAAAACCATCACCCTTACCAAGCTTATAATCAAACAACTTTAGAAtagagagtttaagattaaagATATCAAACAGCTTAAACTATTCACCCTATTAAGGATATTAAGGATATCAAACAGCTTGAACTACTCACCCTATGGAATTACTCTCTCAATCCTCAGTTCAAAATACTAAAAGATGAAGGAGATATATTGCTTCACCAAGTCTTCAGCTTAAAACATCAAAAACTCCTTTGATTAAATCCAACATACaatctcaattttttattagatgATGATGGAAAATAGATTTTCAAGCTTTGATCATCAACCTAGGTTTAGGTTTGTGTCTTTAAggtttttagagagagaaatgaAACCATGGTGAGAGAAAATAGAGTgcaaaatgatttgaattcaaGTTAACTCATATATATAGACAGATCGTTTTGGACGATCTTCAACCAGCTCGTCCAAACAtactttttttgtctttttcttgcAGACGATTGTCATAAATATACATACTTCCTCCGTCCACAAAAGATAGGCTTGTTTCTATTTTGggtgtcccaaattataggcttattttcatttttagaaaGTAGTTAACTAGATAAATGTCTAAAATATCCTTAATTAAATTAGCTTTAGCCAACTAAATTAAAGTGATAATGGCTTTCATAACAACAATAATTAATGCATTTTGATAGTTTCGgtattaaaagtaattttatatatactatatgagtgattttgaattattaatcaattaaaatacataaaaaaagagGAATGCATTAACTATTTAATAAGGATACTAGAGAGTTAGTATTATTCtaactaaataatttaactaaaattctTAATATGTGTGTAAATGAAACAAGTCTATCTTTtgtggacggagggagtatcaattaggattaatgttataaaaattcaccaactttacacattttctcattttaatcacatcgtttaaatcgtcattttcatacacaaactaccaatttttctcaaattcatacattgTTCAAAATTCTGGTGAAAATTGTTGAGTTGGCAACCAGATAATGACTTGCCATAACAAACCGGATACTGACGTGCCGGATTTTTGaatggtgtatgaatttgagaaaatttggtagttggtgtatgaaaatgacaatttttaaacggaatgattaaaatgagaaaacgtgtaaagttgatgaatttttatgacagtGCCCCTGTTAATTAACATGTACGTCACCCCAATCATACATTCCaagttttaatataatatacgaCATCTCATTTCGGAAAGATCATTAGAACACACGTCAGACACTACGTCTCTTACGATATCTGattatggggtattacagataTTTCACTAATAAATGGAGGTacgttaattttattatttgtaataagagataaaaaaattaaaattgataatttatgtaaaaatgattaaaaatagaGAAAGAGTAATAAATAGTGTTTgcatatcaaaacttttcacaCCCCATATTGGACTTACAGATTGTACCTTTCCAATTAGTCCATAAGGATCGAACATCCATATTTCAAGACCATACAACCTGATTACATGAAAAGCGTCAACCTAAAGCAAATCACCCtcgagaaaaaaaatgaatttcaaAGATTTTGGGAAAATTTAAAGAAGGTTTTCTTGTACGTTCATCGCAAAATATTTCTAAATCCTAATACACCCAATGTCAAACAGTTGCCAAGAAGCACAATCTAGAAAACACAACATGCGCTCTAGCCACGCCTTCATAATTCCAAATGCCCGGATTCGTTATAGTTCCTCATGTGATATTCCGACTATCCCATGAATTGGTTATTTCTAAACGAGTCATGACGGGTATGATGAACATACCTTGTCTCCACATTGGATAGAGAACGGGGTTAAAGGGATCAAAAACTGCTAATTTATAAAGAGCCATAAGACCGGCTCAAAATTAGGGTTGTATGCATTATATGAATAGACAACCAATGATCaagattattttttaataaaatggtaTGAACACAATACCAAGACAAACCTATACCTTATTGGGCAGAATGCCTTCGGTTGTGAGTTATCAACCTACTTTTAGTATCGAACTAGATTCTTTAGAAAAACGAATTACCTCTACAACAAAAAGGTccataattttaattcaatGACGATTTGATTGACATGCTCATGTCGCGACATTTGCAAATTTAGCCATATATTTGAGACTCGTTAATTCAAAAATCGTGATAATTAAATGTTAAGGATACCAAAAATACTGtacttttataatttgataatgtaacttaaacttattttattttaaattttattttaatactataATTTTTGGCCAATATacatgtaatttattttatctcaaTCCACCatatatacataatttaattttaaaaaaaatccactgACATAAAATTATGGaacgaaggatcattttaccccccgaacttggcgcaaagtatcaaaaacgtccaaattagcaaaaccggatcacttttaccccgaaCTTGGCAAAATCGGTTCAAAAACCCCCCCAATGCTGATGTGGCACtaaattggagagtgagattccaaaataccaattaatcataattaacttttaattaatcCAGGggcctttttgaactttttttcagaaaaaaaatcaattttttttaaatttccggCGAGGAAGAGCTCCTCGCCGGAGAAGAAGAGCTGCTGCtcctgaggagcagcagctccggcgtctgttctttgaagaacagaccgcCGGAGTCTGTTCTtcgaagaacagacccaggGTCTGTTTTGGGAAGAACAGATCCAGGTCTGTTCTTCCAAGAACAGACCTGGAtctgttcttcctcaagaacagatccatggggtctgttcttgaggaagaagaacagaccccgggtctgtttttttttaaaaaaaaattaaaaaaaaattaatttatttttgtttaaaatattaatttgagggttaatttgttatatgtAATGAACTTTGTGGGTTAATTTgtgatataaaattttaaattaaaaggattaatttttattttttttaattattagatattaatttaaaatgtttaaaaacaataaggactattttaaactttttttttatcaaaaaccacTTTAGAAAACAGAAACCACCatcaaaaccggagagtgtatctcactctctttggtgagagtggggagggggggttttgtaccattttttacaagttcagggtaaaagtgatcccgttttgctaatttggacgtttttgatactttgtgccaagttcagggggtaaagtgatcctttgttctaaaattatgtataagacaataaatttttaaaataaaactagcaaaatataattgttttgtacaataattgtgttgccacatacataTTTTAccaaaaacaccttttaaaaaatagaatttaaagcAGCACAAAACAAATTGGAACTTTTGTCActaaaatgaagaagaaaaaaagatagTTTGAATACCATCAAGATAAATTACCCAAGAATCATGTCTACCTAAATTCTAGTTTCTACAGTTTTTATGTTGTCAGTTTTTACCATAAAACCCAAACCATTGCCCCCCAAAGGGCTTGAATCTTTGGCCCGTGATCTTCATGATATTTGCAAAATTATAACATTAATatgcaaataaaaaagaaaccaCTCTCTATCtctctatctatctatctactAAAATTTATATCTGCATTCGAACGagtaaaaataatcaaataattacatcAGAGAACCTGGTATAACATTGAGAAATGAAACATCTAGTAGTTAAAACCATTACTAACAAAGTCATCCTCCCCATCACTGCTGTAAGATTCAACAACCTGACTGTCATTTTCGTCTTCATCGCCCTCGGTCACAATCTCCAGTATCCCTGCTCCCCCATCGAAGTTCATATCAACGAAGTCCCCAacatcatcttcatcatcaaaATCGCTCATGCTATCATCATCGTCGTCGTCATTGCTCATATCTGCATCACTCTCGCCATCTCCATCAGAATCTATACCTAGAATTGGATCCACATCACCATCTTCATCATCATCCTCATCATCCTCATCAtcctcttcttcttcacttTCAGCATCATCAGGATCAGAGTCATCATCGGTTGGCCGTCGCCGACCAATCTCATAAATCCTAGCAGATGAATACATCTCTTCTTGGTCATCCATGGTAACCAAACCAACAAAAGAATCAGTTGCCTCTGATGCAAAATCAAGGACACAGCGGTCTACAGGTATAGTGGCAATTTCTGAATAGTTAATAGCATCCACAGTGCGAAAAGCAGCACATAAAGGGTGCTTCACACGACGGGTGTGAACAG is a window of Mercurialis annua linkage group LG2, ddMerAnnu1.2, whole genome shotgun sequence DNA encoding:
- the LOC126668980 gene encoding serine/threonine-protein kinase STY13 isoform X2, with amino-acid sequence MIGKMVEGPKFTGLIGGNTHHHESENNYYDFTQGFYQKLDEGTNMSIDSMQTSNAGGSVSMSIDNSSVGSNDSLTHILSHPGLKPVNHHNYSVSVGQSVFRPGKVTHALNDDALAQALMDSRYPTEGLANYDEWTIDLRKLIMGTAFAQGAFGKLYRGTYNGEDVAIKILERPENSPEKAQVMEQQFQQEVMMLATLKHPNIVRFIGGCRKPMVWCIVTEYAKGGSVRQFLTKRQNRAVPLKLAVKQALDVARGMSYVHGLGFIHRDLKSDNLLISADKSIKIADFGVARIEVQTEGMTPETGTYRWMAPEMILVLKLNRLCWKKKEGKLWRIVSRML
- the LOC126668980 gene encoding serine/threonine-protein kinase STY13 isoform X1 produces the protein MIGKMVEGPKFTGLIGGNTHHHESENNYYDFTQGFYQKLDEGTNMSIDSMQTSNAGGSVSMSIDNSSVGSNDSLTHILSHPGLKPVNHHNYSVSVGQSVFRPGKVTHALNDDALAQALMDSRYPTEGLANYDEWTIDLRKLIMGTAFAQGAFGKLYRGTYNGEDVAIKILERPENSPEKAQVMEQQFQQEVMMLATLKHPNIVRFIGGCRKPMVWCIVTEYAKGGSVRQFLTKRQNRAVPLKLAVKQALDVARGMSYVHGLGFIHRDLKSDNLLISADKSIKIADFGVARIEVQTEGMTPETGTYRWMAPEMIQHRPYTQKVDVYSFGIVLWELITGLLPFQNMTAVQAAFAVVNKGVRPVIPNDCLPVLSEIMTRCWDTNPEVRPPFSDIVRMLENAETEIMTTVRKARFRCCMTQPMTVD